In a single window of the Hoyosella subflava DQS3-9A1 genome:
- a CDS encoding dynamin family protein, with the protein MTATVQQARPKVADQANLLDLIDAAAKAVTRSSRDDLALRLSSIRERVSDSRLRVAVVGELKQGKSQLVNSLINAGACTVGDDEATAVPTQVHFSETASAALVVGTGGGAVSRVAVDLADIHRITPTTPMAKGQPVLRLEIGVPSAVLREGLMLIDTPGVGGHGNPHLASTLGLLQTSDAVFFVTDASRELTEPETDFLRQAAGVCPAAACIVTKTDLYPHWREVVNADRAHLAKADIDLPVLPVSALLRGYALERRDEALNLESGFLELFRFLRDDVAQTVSAALRRLAGYEVSAAMEHLILGARSELATLRDPARHAERLAELETARSRVEELHKRSALWQQTLNDGVGDLVADIEHDLRDRLRHVQRAAEETVDSTDPGPAWEELGEWLQDQAAKAVGDNFVWAHERSLWLAEQVGEHFALDHTVDLPDLEVNDVEGLLEPVADLAVIESGKLGITDKVMVGMRGSYGGILMVGLAATLVGMALINPLSLGAGVIFGRRAYREDMENRLQKRRADAKMAIRQYADDVAFQTGKESRDRLRHVQRQLRDHFTAIAGQTLRSLNESVRTAQDAINLSKRERESRIAELERALIDLCQRKESAQRLVAK; encoded by the coding sequence ATGACGGCAACCGTGCAGCAGGCCAGGCCGAAAGTTGCGGATCAGGCCAACCTACTTGATCTCATCGATGCTGCTGCAAAGGCTGTGACGAGGTCCAGCCGGGATGACCTGGCGCTGAGGTTATCCAGCATCCGGGAGCGCGTCAGCGACTCGAGGCTGCGGGTGGCTGTTGTCGGCGAACTGAAGCAGGGGAAGAGCCAGCTCGTCAACTCTCTGATCAACGCCGGCGCGTGCACGGTGGGCGACGACGAGGCCACGGCTGTGCCCACGCAGGTCCACTTCTCGGAAACAGCGTCTGCTGCGCTCGTTGTGGGGACTGGTGGAGGTGCGGTCTCACGCGTTGCGGTAGATCTGGCTGACATACATCGCATCACGCCGACAACCCCGATGGCCAAGGGGCAGCCGGTATTGCGCCTCGAGATCGGGGTGCCATCGGCAGTCTTGCGGGAGGGCTTGATGCTGATCGACACGCCGGGTGTCGGTGGCCACGGAAATCCGCATCTCGCGAGCACCCTCGGTCTGCTGCAGACGTCCGACGCCGTGTTCTTCGTGACGGATGCGAGCCGCGAACTCACTGAGCCGGAGACTGACTTCTTGCGTCAGGCTGCTGGTGTGTGTCCGGCTGCGGCGTGCATCGTCACTAAAACCGACCTCTACCCGCACTGGCGTGAAGTTGTCAATGCAGATCGTGCGCACCTGGCAAAAGCGGATATCGACCTACCGGTGCTGCCCGTTTCTGCTCTGCTCCGCGGTTACGCGCTTGAGCGGCGGGATGAAGCGCTGAACCTGGAGTCCGGCTTCCTCGAGCTGTTCAGGTTTCTGCGTGATGACGTCGCGCAGACGGTCTCAGCTGCGCTGCGTCGCCTAGCAGGGTACGAAGTGAGCGCCGCGATGGAGCACTTGATTTTGGGGGCGCGATCGGAACTCGCGACACTGCGAGATCCGGCCCGGCACGCGGAGCGGCTCGCCGAACTCGAAACGGCGCGCAGCAGGGTTGAAGAACTCCATAAACGTTCCGCGTTGTGGCAGCAAACGCTGAACGACGGGGTGGGGGACCTCGTGGCAGACATCGAACACGACCTGCGCGATAGGCTGCGCCACGTTCAGCGGGCCGCAGAGGAAACGGTGGATTCGACCGATCCTGGACCGGCGTGGGAGGAACTGGGTGAGTGGCTCCAGGACCAGGCGGCTAAGGCTGTTGGTGACAACTTCGTCTGGGCACATGAGCGGTCGCTCTGGCTAGCTGAGCAAGTGGGCGAACACTTCGCGCTCGATCACACAGTGGACTTACCCGACCTCGAAGTCAACGACGTCGAAGGACTGCTCGAGCCGGTCGCGGACCTCGCGGTGATCGAGTCAGGCAAGCTCGGAATCACCGACAAGGTGATGGTGGGGATGCGTGGCTCATATGGCGGCATCCTGATGGTGGGACTGGCGGCGACCCTGGTCGGGATGGCGCTGATTAACCCGTTGTCGCTGGGTGCCGGAGTGATCTTCGGCCGACGTGCTTACCGGGAGGACATGGAAAATCGTCTGCAGAAGCGCCGGGCGGACGCAAAGATGGCGATCCGTCAGTACGCGGATGATGTCGCATTTCAAACGGGCAAGGAATCGCGTGACAGGCTGCGGCATGTTCAGCGCCAGTTGCGTGATCATTTCACGGCGATCGCGGGCCAGACGCTTCGCTCACTGAATGAATCAGTGCGGACAGCTCAGGATGCTATCAATTTATCGAAGCGCGAGCGGGAGTCGCGCATCGCGGAACTGGAACGCGCACTGATTGACTTGTGCCAGCGGAAAGAATCTGCCCAGAGACTCGTGGCGAAGTAG
- a CDS encoding Hsp70 family protein, which translates to MKASTTHDSALSFSPDGAISFFDKAVQRNAGERARVSIRDYIERVGDPVDITVSGGKSVAGSTLAAAATSLLIQDAAAPAGAAVALAHPFSWSSHARAALRSALQATGTTVPTLITEPDALLAFADEEYGAAEGYTLVIDLGARYLDISAGTQGSPAPTVVGTPVRTSEVSGDWFDYLLLTHVLPHLLSDEEIRQVSTRVPSADTELASLARLRDQVRRAREMLSSRTTAQLVSEISGHKRELRVVRSEFEELIYGSCERIAELAHQALREAGVTESDLTRIVLAGGAASTPLITEVLAREFRLPINLPLEPALAVATGAGLMAARGFTAAIPLAPSVKAQARPKPLERSGARKPVPPILPTIESAASRKNIGRATAVAAAAAAVVFLAAGSLSVGTSFFPMTSSAGSVVETTESAMAPTVDEVPTRDRAARAVSASPASAGSSILGTAPRTTTPSARGIHSAAGQTANSRQSSVTETQSTAATPRSAEPSQAVEASPGPDAAPAPTTPTQPEQVTGSTPAPAPNSPTTPHTPPPPPSAGTPPPTQPSLSPPPAPPAPPPSSPAPIPNPSAPLAPVNSGVSGVTDTVGGVVGGTTETVQSATGGLGQTAGGVTGGVGQTAGTVMQGATEAVGGVTETVGGAATGPVGQVTGGVTAPVTGTVSGLTGTVEGAAGGVGNAISSPLNTVGGILGGVTGR; encoded by the coding sequence GTGAAGGCTTCAACTACTCATGACTCTGCGCTGAGTTTCTCCCCCGACGGGGCTATTTCTTTTTTTGACAAAGCGGTACAAAGGAACGCGGGCGAGCGCGCACGGGTATCTATTCGCGATTACATTGAACGCGTTGGCGACCCTGTTGACATCACTGTCTCTGGCGGAAAGAGTGTCGCCGGTTCAACTCTGGCCGCCGCCGCCACGAGCCTGCTCATTCAGGACGCAGCCGCCCCCGCAGGGGCGGCGGTGGCACTCGCCCACCCGTTTTCCTGGTCCTCTCATGCGCGTGCCGCGCTGCGTTCGGCGCTCCAGGCTACGGGCACAACTGTGCCGACTCTGATAACAGAGCCTGATGCCCTGCTCGCGTTTGCCGATGAGGAGTACGGCGCTGCTGAGGGCTACACACTTGTGATCGATCTCGGTGCGAGATACCTCGATATCAGCGCGGGCACCCAAGGCAGCCCCGCGCCGACGGTAGTGGGAACGCCGGTTCGCACGAGTGAAGTGAGTGGTGACTGGTTCGACTATCTGCTGCTCACCCACGTGCTCCCGCACCTGCTTAGCGACGAGGAGATCCGCCAGGTTTCCACTCGCGTCCCGTCTGCAGACACTGAGCTCGCGAGTCTCGCACGCCTCCGGGATCAGGTGCGGCGCGCTCGGGAGATGCTTTCCTCGCGCACCACTGCGCAGCTAGTTAGCGAGATTTCGGGGCACAAACGAGAGCTCCGTGTGGTTCGGAGTGAGTTCGAGGAACTGATCTATGGTTCGTGTGAACGTATCGCGGAGCTTGCGCACCAGGCATTGAGGGAAGCTGGTGTAACCGAATCTGACTTGACGCGAATAGTGCTCGCCGGAGGCGCAGCGTCAACACCGCTGATTACCGAGGTGCTCGCGCGAGAGTTCCGGCTCCCCATCAACCTCCCATTGGAGCCTGCACTCGCCGTAGCGACAGGCGCAGGACTTATGGCAGCCCGCGGATTTACGGCCGCCATCCCACTTGCTCCGAGCGTGAAGGCACAAGCGCGTCCAAAACCCCTTGAGAGGTCAGGCGCTCGCAAGCCAGTTCCACCGATCCTCCCCACAATTGAAAGCGCCGCATCACGGAAGAACATTGGCCGGGCAACCGCCGTGGCAGCGGCCGCCGCAGCTGTCGTCTTTCTCGCAGCGGGGTCGCTCAGCGTGGGCACGTCCTTCTTTCCTATGACGTCCTCAGCCGGCAGCGTCGTTGAGACAACTGAATCGGCTATGGCGCCGACTGTCGACGAGGTTCCCACGCGTGATCGCGCCGCCCGCGCTGTCAGCGCGTCTCCAGCGTCCGCAGGATCGTCGATCCTTGGCACCGCGCCGCGAACGACAACTCCGTCCGCGCGCGGAATACACTCCGCTGCCGGGCAAACAGCTAATTCACGGCAGTCAAGCGTCACTGAAACTCAATCCACTGCTGCGACGCCGCGCAGTGCAGAGCCCAGCCAGGCCGTCGAAGCGTCACCGGGCCCCGACGCGGCACCGGCTCCGACAACTCCGACCCAACCAGAGCAAGTGACCGGCTCAACCCCCGCGCCTGCCCCCAACTCGCCCACCACACCTCACACGCCCCCTCCACCACCCAGCGCTGGCACGCCGCCGCCCACTCAGCCGAGTCTTTCCCCACCTCCCGCTCCACCGGCACCGCCTCCCAGCAGTCCTGCGCCAATTCCTAATCCAAGCGCCCCTCTCGCTCCAGTCAACTCGGGGGTTTCTGGAGTCACCGATACTGTTGGCGGCGTTGTCGGGGGAACAACCGAGACTGTGCAGTCAGCTACAGGTGGCCTCGGTCAAACCGCTGGAGGTGTCACAGGTGGTGTTGGGCAGACCGCAGGCACAGTGATGCAAGGCGCGACCGAAGCAGTAGGTGGCGTCACCGAAACAGTCGGAGGTGCAGCCACCGGACCTGTCGGGCAGGTAACTGGAGGGGTGACAGCACCAGTAACAGGCACCGTCAGTGGACTAACTGGCACGGTCGAGGGCGCCGCTGGCGGAGTCGGCAATGCGATCAGTTCGCCGTTGAATACTGTGGGCGGGATACTCGGCGGGGTGACGGGCCGTTGA
- a CDS encoding LuxR C-terminal-related transcriptional regulator — MTALKDIHLTSTGVHDKLISSAMHESISELLEAIRKSASRPVHRIILGTAGSGKTSALRIARSAFEATGARVTTSLENIGAIDAVAGSVLLVDDVHRCGPTALADLEAIMRRRDTSVLLTARPRSSRRIIERLLSTSGSSALTLGAMTSPRVAQRAREVLGHDLRRDHIAAIMAITGGQPDGVHEVLTMLQHGRAVLPDAARVIDEAGQAWVSRRFAELPALVQQAVAAAEFATAAPIVAETLGVSPDEAAELLDEARDSGLLLDHDKVTPQLKACFTDQLGPTKLAQLRSHAASALASSHALTTAAALTFAQYHVVNPQVASYLIRASERCSDTDPNQAATLLDAAYAAGASLADFALQRAEVAARTSDYGGALHFADAVTNRALSTDGRQCADLADAIRISATVATSRGMVAHAADLYRWLGADRAGADAPIAAIVLYAAGDGETARTVLQQAAPTIPTTYAQGLRLLAEGIGASMSGSGKSSIAMLARAVSMLSPPPVRRAMPDHAAALAATAALHCGDLAAAESILAASLADHRPEAAVTARLQLLSAWTSMLAGDIPAATARLRAATAHPLPSARDRLFEYGLRAGLARRADNAADLNTCWTAARPVIAACSADLFSLLPIGELWIASAHLSLQSEVTHLIDQAGTVLKDLGSPILWAAPFHWCGVQAAIIGDRPDDLVPHAHHLGAAAHASEYAAALATAGKSWIRVLAREFNPADVEASARGLAGAGHSWDGARLAAEGGFRSNDPRAAASLLQLARTLKLTGASGAMAPDPANGPAAPASRVPGGLSVREAEIASLVVQGFPYREIGERLFIAPKTVEHHVARIRQRIGAQSRGEMLSMLRSMGFPQMNHQA; from the coding sequence TTGACGGCATTGAAAGACATCCACCTCACGTCCACTGGAGTGCACGATAAGTTGATTTCGTCTGCGATGCACGAGTCAATCAGCGAACTCCTGGAGGCGATTCGGAAGTCGGCAAGCCGGCCCGTCCACCGCATCATCCTCGGGACTGCGGGCAGCGGGAAAACGAGTGCGTTGCGGATCGCCCGGAGCGCATTCGAGGCAACCGGAGCCCGCGTCACTACCTCTCTCGAGAACATCGGTGCAATTGATGCGGTGGCCGGGTCCGTTTTGCTCGTCGACGATGTTCATCGTTGCGGACCGACAGCACTGGCTGATCTTGAAGCGATCATGCGTCGGAGAGATACCAGCGTGCTGCTAACTGCACGCCCAAGGAGTAGCCGCCGCATCATCGAAAGGCTGCTCAGCACCTCAGGATCGAGCGCGCTCACCCTCGGTGCCATGACCTCCCCGAGGGTCGCCCAGCGCGCGAGGGAGGTTCTTGGTCACGATCTCCGCCGTGACCACATCGCAGCCATCATGGCCATCACCGGCGGACAGCCGGATGGCGTGCACGAAGTGCTCACGATGCTCCAGCACGGGCGGGCGGTCCTTCCCGACGCGGCCCGCGTGATCGACGAGGCCGGACAGGCCTGGGTATCACGGCGGTTCGCGGAGCTGCCCGCACTCGTCCAGCAAGCTGTCGCAGCCGCAGAGTTCGCGACTGCTGCGCCGATTGTGGCCGAAACGCTCGGGGTTTCGCCGGATGAGGCTGCGGAGCTCCTTGACGAAGCCCGCGATAGCGGTTTGCTACTCGATCACGACAAAGTCACTCCGCAACTGAAAGCCTGCTTCACGGACCAGCTTGGCCCTACCAAGCTTGCACAGCTACGCTCGCATGCCGCCAGCGCGCTCGCCTCGTCCCACGCGTTGACCACCGCAGCCGCGCTCACGTTCGCGCAATACCACGTCGTCAACCCCCAGGTTGCGTCCTACTTGATCCGCGCATCCGAGCGATGCTCAGACACAGACCCGAATCAGGCGGCGACATTGCTCGACGCCGCGTACGCAGCCGGAGCTTCGCTCGCCGACTTCGCGCTCCAGCGAGCGGAGGTCGCGGCGCGAACGAGCGACTACGGCGGTGCACTCCACTTCGCTGACGCCGTAACCAACCGTGCACTCAGTACTGACGGGCGCCAGTGCGCGGACCTCGCGGACGCGATCCGCATCTCAGCGACTGTCGCGACATCACGCGGAATGGTCGCACACGCCGCCGATCTGTACCGATGGCTCGGAGCTGACCGTGCAGGCGCGGACGCTCCGATCGCCGCCATCGTCCTGTACGCGGCTGGGGATGGGGAGACCGCGCGGACCGTCCTGCAGCAGGCAGCTCCGACTATCCCAACGACCTACGCTCAGGGGCTGCGACTTCTCGCTGAAGGTATCGGCGCGTCGATGAGCGGCTCGGGCAAGTCTTCGATCGCGATGCTCGCGCGCGCCGTCTCCATGCTCTCCCCACCGCCAGTGCGGCGAGCCATGCCAGACCATGCGGCGGCACTGGCAGCGACGGCGGCGCTGCATTGTGGGGACCTTGCAGCCGCCGAATCGATCCTCGCCGCGTCACTCGCAGATCACCGGCCCGAAGCGGCAGTTACCGCTCGCCTACAGCTACTCAGCGCATGGACATCCATGCTGGCGGGCGACATCCCTGCAGCAACGGCTCGGTTGCGCGCCGCCACCGCCCATCCGCTCCCGTCGGCCCGCGACAGACTGTTCGAGTACGGCTTGCGCGCGGGCCTTGCGCGCCGAGCGGACAACGCAGCCGATCTCAACACGTGCTGGACGGCCGCCCGTCCTGTCATCGCCGCGTGCTCGGCGGACCTCTTCTCTTTGCTCCCCATTGGGGAACTCTGGATCGCATCCGCACATCTTTCTCTACAGTCCGAGGTGACACACCTCATCGATCAAGCGGGAACTGTGCTGAAAGACCTGGGGTCCCCGATACTGTGGGCCGCACCGTTTCATTGGTGCGGTGTCCAGGCCGCAATCATTGGTGACAGACCGGACGATTTGGTTCCGCACGCACACCATCTCGGTGCCGCCGCGCATGCGAGCGAGTATGCCGCCGCACTTGCGACAGCCGGAAAGTCCTGGATTCGCGTTCTCGCGCGAGAGTTCAATCCAGCCGACGTAGAGGCGAGCGCACGCGGTCTCGCGGGCGCGGGCCACAGCTGGGACGGCGCCCGCCTCGCGGCGGAAGGTGGATTCCGCTCGAATGACCCCCGCGCGGCTGCTTCGCTGCTACAACTTGCGCGCACGCTGAAACTGACCGGTGCTTCGGGTGCTATGGCACCCGATCCGGCGAACGGACCAGCAGCCCCCGCGTCACGAGTTCCCGGGGGTCTCAGCGTTCGCGAAGCCGAAATCGCCAGCCTCGTAGTCCAGGGGTTCCCCTACCGAGAAATCGGCGAGCGTCTCTTCATAGCCCCGAAAACGGTAGAGCATCACGTCGCCCGGATCCGGCAGCGCATCGGAGCCCAGAGCCGCGGTGAGATGCTGTCGATGCTGCGCTCGATGGGCTTCCCTCAGATGAATCACCAGGCGTGA
- a CDS encoding dynamin family protein, with protein MAGCQLSDVRELISRALHIYRGKQSLRDMLGECEERTRQPLRIAFSGSLKAGKSTLLNALVGEEIAPADATECTKVVTWYRHSRVPVATAWHDDDGTHRSSPVVLDRSGGDLTFGLGSLCASQIDCIEVGWPSESLETTMLIDTPGTSSLSRDVSERTLRLLTPEQGPSEADAVIYLLRTLNDADLRFLREIGDRLGGNAGPLGVIGVLARADEVGAGRTDALASARTIADRFARELESTGLCQAVVPVSGLVALAARTLRESEFAALSQLSREEPANLDLALLSADRFVRSPELTVSSETRAALAHRFGVFGIRVAIGLLREGVDTATELASALLTVSGVSELTEAIDVHIRQRAEQLKAHAALVSVQDILVRAPMQGSTELLSEVQRWLADDHDFEELRVLARLRGVSSGSLAANARELQRILGGTGTASEVRLGAPAGSSPEAIRKLALDSVRRWRGLAQHPLNDPFAAAAYRSAARSAEGILERTQRG; from the coding sequence ATGGCAGGATGTCAGCTTTCAGATGTCCGCGAGCTCATATCGCGAGCACTCCACATCTACCGAGGTAAGCAGTCGCTGAGGGACATGCTTGGGGAATGTGAGGAACGGACCAGGCAGCCGCTCCGCATCGCTTTCTCAGGTTCCCTGAAAGCGGGCAAGTCGACCCTCTTGAACGCCTTGGTCGGTGAGGAGATCGCTCCGGCTGACGCGACGGAGTGCACGAAAGTCGTCACGTGGTATCGGCACTCCCGCGTCCCGGTCGCTACCGCGTGGCACGATGACGACGGAACACACCGATCCTCCCCGGTCGTCTTGGACCGCAGCGGCGGCGACCTGACATTCGGTCTCGGCTCGCTCTGCGCCTCGCAGATCGACTGCATCGAGGTCGGCTGGCCGTCTGAAAGTCTCGAAACGACAATGCTGATCGACACGCCGGGGACGTCGTCGCTGTCCCGGGATGTGTCAGAGCGGACTCTGCGGCTGCTGACGCCCGAGCAAGGGCCGTCGGAGGCAGACGCGGTTATTTACCTTCTTCGCACTCTCAACGACGCTGACTTGCGTTTTCTGCGTGAAATCGGTGACCGGCTCGGTGGCAATGCGGGACCGCTGGGAGTGATAGGTGTACTCGCACGGGCGGATGAGGTGGGTGCCGGGCGGACTGACGCGCTCGCTTCTGCGCGCACGATCGCGGACAGATTCGCGCGCGAGCTAGAATCCACAGGTTTGTGTCAGGCGGTGGTTCCAGTCTCGGGCCTCGTCGCGCTGGCTGCCCGCACGCTGCGCGAATCGGAGTTCGCGGCGTTGAGCCAGCTCAGCCGAGAGGAGCCCGCCAATCTTGATCTGGCACTGCTATCTGCCGACCGATTTGTGCGCTCGCCGGAGCTGACGGTGAGCAGCGAAACGCGTGCCGCGCTTGCACACCGCTTCGGAGTTTTCGGCATCCGGGTGGCGATCGGACTGTTGCGGGAAGGTGTGGACACCGCGACGGAACTCGCATCCGCGCTGCTGACTGTGAGTGGTGTTTCAGAACTCACTGAGGCCATCGATGTGCACATACGCCAGCGTGCTGAGCAGCTTAAGGCGCACGCCGCGCTCGTTTCAGTGCAGGACATCCTGGTGCGGGCCCCGATGCAGGGTTCCACCGAGCTTCTCAGTGAGGTGCAACGCTGGCTGGCCGACGACCATGACTTCGAGGAACTCCGAGTTCTGGCGCGCTTACGTGGGGTCAGCTCTGGGTCGCTTGCCGCAAACGCGCGCGAGTTGCAGCGGATACTCGGCGGCACCGGAACCGCGTCAGAGGTGCGCCTCGGGGCACCTGCCGGATCCTCACCCGAAGCGATACGGAAGCTGGCGCTCGATTCGGTGCGGCGGTGGCGCGGCCTCGCTCAGCATCCGTTGAATGATCCCTTTGCAGCGGCAGCGTACCGTTCCGCGGCCCGGAGTGCTGAAGGGATCCTCGAACGTACGCAGCGCGGTTAG
- a CDS encoding S1 family peptidase codes for MRTSFVRRTALVSAAVLTALLPGTAIGVAEPTAPGSTLPPELTAALERDLGISAEEFLERSDLAQKLAEFAAGLRAEFPGEFGGAWMEGSTPTIAVTTESLAERVEDEGFAAMNVARSESELHRDATALTDWIDTLAEPFRSLFRGMMVDLMRNSVVVGVSDTGNGSLTDLFDLPSLLQDVGILFTPANDIIPGESTEEVPLGRSGPAAPRHHQAMGGDAFLAGQPGNQLRCSLGFNGTGPDNTAVNITAGHCNPDGPETARVPATFLGGPLDGQQFGSFTETTMDGADYGIVTISDEYADLFRTAGVRGGNDVHVTGTADPVVGMPVCKSGLTTGFTCGVVTSTNLRIDVGSRTLDNAFTSDICALQGDSGGAIISGTRAVGVSSASDVGDFTSCADAVRETGFFGESPQLYATPINDILANLPGVHLNVS; via the coding sequence ATGCGTACGTCATTTGTTAGACGGACCGCTCTCGTCAGCGCAGCAGTGCTGACCGCGCTACTCCCGGGGACAGCAATCGGAGTGGCGGAACCCACCGCACCCGGGAGCACGCTGCCCCCGGAGCTTACGGCCGCGCTTGAACGCGACCTCGGGATCAGCGCCGAAGAGTTTCTGGAACGCTCTGACCTAGCCCAAAAACTGGCTGAGTTCGCGGCGGGACTGCGCGCTGAGTTTCCCGGGGAGTTCGGGGGCGCATGGATGGAAGGCAGCACACCCACAATTGCAGTCACCACAGAGTCGCTTGCGGAGCGAGTCGAAGACGAGGGCTTCGCGGCAATGAACGTGGCGCGATCTGAGTCTGAACTTCACCGCGACGCCACCGCGCTGACTGACTGGATCGATACGTTGGCGGAACCATTCCGCAGCCTGTTCCGCGGCATGATGGTTGACCTGATGCGAAACAGCGTGGTCGTCGGAGTTTCCGATACCGGAAATGGCAGTCTCACGGATCTATTCGATCTGCCTTCGCTCTTGCAGGACGTGGGGATTCTCTTCACCCCCGCAAACGACATCATCCCTGGGGAAAGCACCGAAGAAGTGCCGCTCGGCAGATCTGGGCCCGCGGCACCGCGTCACCATCAAGCCATGGGTGGCGATGCTTTTCTCGCTGGTCAGCCCGGCAACCAGCTTCGCTGCTCCCTCGGCTTCAATGGCACCGGCCCTGACAATACTGCCGTTAACATCACCGCCGGGCACTGCAACCCTGACGGCCCGGAGACCGCGCGAGTGCCCGCGACCTTCCTCGGTGGCCCACTCGATGGCCAGCAGTTCGGCAGCTTTACCGAAACCACGATGGACGGCGCGGACTACGGCATCGTCACCATTTCCGACGAGTACGCCGACCTCTTCCGTACCGCAGGAGTCCGGGGAGGCAATGACGTGCACGTGACCGGCACCGCGGATCCCGTCGTGGGCATGCCGGTGTGTAAGTCAGGACTGACAACGGGTTTCACGTGTGGGGTGGTGACATCGACGAACCTGCGAATTGATGTGGGTTCCCGCACACTCGACAACGCCTTCACGTCCGACATCTGCGCGCTGCAGGGTGACAGCGGCGGCGCAATCATCAGCGGGACGCGCGCGGTCGGGGTTTCGAGTGCGTCGGACGTCGGAGACTTCACCTCTTGCGCAGACGCGGTTCGCGAAACTGGGTTCTTCGGCGAATCGCCCCAGCTCTACGCGACACCCATCAACGATATCCTCGCAAATCTCCCAGGCGTTCACCTGAACGTATCCTGA